Proteins from a single region of Prosthecobacter debontii:
- a CDS encoding protein-disulfide reductase DsbD family protein: MAQLDFTPKTAASAKVQASLVSEVTTAAPGQAFLVAVKLVHEPHWHTYGKELPEDVIGKPTTLKWTLPEGWTVEDLPWPATHEVASTDGATSQGYDGTVYLPAKITPNGKVGDTGEIRVKVDALVCNPQNCMPAKSETALTLKLGEQAVADPSQAEVFGKSSAPVPPANEAAVTPAPEAKPETASAPAASTETTGLSADKKAPMSFGGYLLFAFIGGLILNIMPCVFPVLGIKIMSVVQQAGEDKKKVLFHGLAYTLGVLVCFWALGGLVISLGKAWGFQLQSPSFVFGLCAFFLVFGLNMAGVFEIGASAVGVGANLQSKNGVSGSFFSGLLATVVATPCSAPFLGSALGYTVTLPALQAMLMFSMIGIGLASPFLFLSLAPKLVSALPRPGAWMESFKQGLSFLLFGTVAFLTWVLTGMVEGQPMLFTLFGLVLIAFGCWIYGRWSLPHKPARTRMVAVLLTLASVIAGLALGWPQVEAAQATAGMTSSATAHKEGGLSWEEWSPEKEAELRAANQAVYIDYTAKWCFTCQVNKRVYKDAALQKLIADKKVVLLKADWTNDDPRITKALSALGKAAVPVNVLYIPGKKEPLVLPELLSVENVSEAINQL, from the coding sequence ATGGCCCAGCTTGATTTCACGCCCAAGACGGCTGCCAGCGCCAAGGTGCAAGCGAGCTTGGTTTCAGAAGTCACCACAGCAGCCCCAGGACAAGCATTTCTTGTAGCCGTGAAATTGGTGCATGAACCGCACTGGCATACCTATGGCAAAGAACTCCCTGAAGATGTCATTGGCAAACCCACCACCCTCAAATGGACCCTCCCGGAAGGCTGGACGGTGGAAGACCTGCCCTGGCCTGCGACCCATGAAGTCGCCTCCACCGACGGTGCCACCAGTCAGGGTTATGATGGCACGGTGTATCTTCCGGCAAAGATCACGCCTAACGGCAAGGTGGGTGATACGGGTGAGATCCGTGTGAAAGTGGATGCACTGGTCTGCAACCCGCAGAATTGCATGCCTGCAAAGTCTGAGACGGCTTTGACCCTGAAGCTGGGTGAGCAAGCTGTGGCGGATCCCAGCCAAGCCGAGGTCTTTGGAAAGAGTTCGGCCCCTGTCCCACCTGCAAATGAGGCGGCGGTGACTCCTGCCCCCGAAGCGAAGCCTGAGACGGCCTCTGCCCCTGCGGCATCGACGGAAACCACGGGCCTGTCTGCCGATAAGAAGGCACCGATGAGCTTTGGCGGTTATCTACTCTTTGCTTTTATCGGTGGGCTCATTCTCAACATCATGCCCTGTGTCTTTCCGGTGTTGGGGATCAAGATCATGAGCGTGGTTCAGCAAGCCGGTGAGGACAAAAAAAAGGTCCTCTTTCATGGCCTCGCTTACACTTTAGGAGTGCTGGTGTGCTTCTGGGCTTTGGGGGGATTGGTCATTTCCTTGGGCAAGGCCTGGGGTTTTCAGCTTCAGTCACCCAGCTTCGTTTTCGGCCTGTGCGCTTTCTTCCTCGTCTTTGGCCTCAATATGGCCGGGGTGTTTGAGATCGGCGCTTCTGCAGTCGGCGTGGGAGCCAATCTGCAATCCAAGAATGGCGTCAGCGGCTCGTTCTTCTCAGGGCTGCTGGCGACCGTGGTGGCTACCCCCTGCTCTGCGCCTTTCCTGGGTTCCGCACTCGGTTATACCGTGACCCTGCCTGCACTTCAGGCCATGCTGATGTTTTCCATGATTGGCATCGGCCTCGCCAGTCCATTCCTCTTCCTGTCTCTGGCGCCTAAGCTCGTCAGTGCCCTGCCCCGTCCAGGAGCCTGGATGGAGAGCTTTAAGCAGGGTCTCTCCTTCTTGCTGTTTGGCACCGTGGCCTTCCTCACCTGGGTGCTCACCGGCATGGTCGAGGGCCAGCCCATGCTCTTCACGCTGTTTGGCCTCGTGCTCATCGCCTTTGGCTGCTGGATCTATGGCCGCTGGTCGCTCCCTCACAAACCCGCCCGCACCCGTATGGTGGCTGTGCTTTTGACTCTGGCCAGCGTGATCGCAGGTCTCGCACTCGGTTGGCCCCAAGTGGAAGCGGCCCAGGCAACCGCGGGAATGACTTCGTCAGCAACTGCCCACAAGGAAGGCGGCCTAAGCTGGGAAGAATGGTCCCCCGAGAAAGAAGCCGAGCTTCGTGCTGCCAATCAGGCCGTGTATATCGATTACACCGCCAAGTGGTGCTTCACCTGCCAAGTGAACAAGCGCGTTTACAAAGACGCAGCTCTTCAGAAACTCATCGCCGATAAAAAGGTCGTACTGCTCAAAGCGGACTGGACTAACGATGATCCTCGCATCACCAAAGCCTTGTCGGCGCTTGGCAAGGCGGCTGTGCCTGTCAATGTGCTCTACATTCCTGGTAAGAAGGAGCCCTTGGTGCTGCCAGAACTGCTAAGCGTGGAAAACGTTTCCGAGGCGATTAACCAACTGTAA
- a CDS encoding pentapeptide repeat-containing protein, translated as MASITPQEVTEHEAWLQSGGATGKQIDETGLDLSGADLSGLNLSRAQFVGTVFNGALLKGTNLSGADFSGATFEGADLSGANLSHADLGGVTLSGANLSGANLQEADLSGARLVGCNLTQTDFTNADLIAADLSGAQQTGMILTGAKLNDTQGLV; from the coding sequence ATGGCCTCCATCACTCCTCAAGAAGTCACTGAACATGAAGCATGGCTCCAGTCTGGCGGAGCTACTGGCAAACAAATCGATGAAACCGGGCTCGACCTCAGCGGTGCTGATCTATCGGGGCTCAATCTATCGCGTGCGCAGTTCGTCGGCACCGTTTTTAACGGCGCTCTTCTGAAAGGCACGAACCTCAGTGGAGCTGACTTCAGCGGAGCCACCTTTGAAGGTGCCGATCTTTCGGGTGCCAATCTCAGCCATGCTGATCTGGGTGGAGTGACTCTCAGTGGTGCCAATCTTTCGGGTGCCAACCTTCAGGAAGCAGATCTCTCAGGCGCGCGCCTCGTGGGCTGCAATCTCACCCAGACCGATTTCACCAACGCCGATCTCATCGCCGCTGATCTATCGGGGGCTCAACAAACAGGCATGATCCTCACCGGAGCGAAGCTGAACGACACCCAAGGTCTCGTTTAA
- a CDS encoding PH domain-containing protein encodes MRYHLHEHPAFPGLLSKDDLFLLVEQGSLARGDLCTDTMTGRDHTVGDIITGMRPPRNSAHSRLVRPAYQEIRADATFHDESYDRDEEDASPPPSSTPEADSENVDEESLTGSYTDSGELILHETHPSWISYAKAVFLAFLLFIVTAMLVKVDAFYAPFSAAAAVGVLLITWLCRMSRVYYITEERVELVWGILGRSSKEVRICDIRSIDVYERGLKGLLGLGTVDFSSAANAGIEVQFRDIRDAHRVKELVRQLQRLAKE; translated from the coding sequence ATGCGTTATCACCTGCACGAACACCCCGCCTTTCCGGGACTGCTTTCGAAGGATGATTTATTCCTTCTTGTCGAGCAGGGTTCCTTGGCTCGTGGGGATTTATGCACCGATACGATGACTGGGCGGGACCATACGGTGGGCGATATCATCACTGGCATGCGCCCACCACGGAATTCGGCTCACTCGCGCTTGGTGAGACCTGCTTATCAGGAGATCCGTGCGGATGCGACCTTCCACGATGAATCTTATGATCGGGATGAAGAAGACGCATCTCCTCCGCCTTCATCGACACCCGAAGCTGACTCCGAGAACGTCGATGAAGAATCCCTGACCGGTTCTTACACGGATTCCGGTGAACTCATTCTGCATGAGACTCATCCGTCATGGATCAGTTACGCCAAGGCCGTGTTTCTCGCTTTTCTGCTTTTCATCGTCACCGCCATGCTGGTGAAAGTGGATGCTTTCTACGCACCCTTCAGTGCAGCCGCCGCCGTGGGCGTGCTCCTGATTACCTGGCTGTGCCGCATGTCGCGGGTGTATTACATCACGGAAGAGAGGGTGGAGCTAGTGTGGGGCATCCTAGGGCGTAGTTCCAAAGAAGTCCGCATCTGTGATATCCGCAGCATCGATGTCTATGAACGTGGGCTCAAAGGTCTCCTCGGCCTCGGCACGGTGGACTTTTCGTCAGCCGCCAATGCCGGCATCGAGGTTCAGTTCCGAGACATCCGGGACGCTCATCGTGTCAAAGAATTGGTTCGGCAGCTTCAGCGACTAGCTAAAGAGTAG
- a CDS encoding glycosyltransferase family 2 protein, with protein sequence MPSTPAISVVVPLYNEEDNVIELQNQIAAALAGTDYEMVLVDDGSTDATVKRVIRHERVRLLEFAKNAGQSAAMHAGIHNASGAVIVTLDGDLQNDPADIPAMIARLNEGYDLVCGYRAKRKDTPFKRLQSRIANGVRSRFVGDNVRDTGCTLKVMRRECREALLLFNGMHRFIPALIGNMGYRVTEMPVNHRPRVHGVSKYGFGNRAWRATCDMFGVRWLNSRRTRYQIKG encoded by the coding sequence ATGCCTTCAACACCCGCCATTTCCGTTGTCGTTCCTCTCTACAATGAGGAAGACAATGTCATCGAATTGCAAAACCAAATCGCTGCGGCGCTCGCAGGGACAGACTACGAAATGGTGCTGGTGGATGACGGCAGCACAGATGCCACCGTCAAACGTGTGATACGTCACGAACGTGTCCGTCTGCTGGAGTTCGCTAAAAATGCGGGTCAAAGTGCCGCTATGCATGCGGGCATCCACAATGCTTCCGGTGCTGTCATCGTCACTCTGGATGGCGATCTTCAGAATGATCCTGCGGACATCCCGGCGATGATCGCACGTTTGAATGAGGGTTATGACTTGGTCTGTGGATACCGCGCCAAACGCAAAGATACCCCGTTCAAGCGTCTGCAGAGCCGCATCGCCAATGGAGTGAGATCACGTTTCGTCGGGGACAATGTACGGGATACGGGCTGCACGCTGAAGGTCATGCGCCGTGAATGCCGTGAGGCTCTGCTGCTTTTCAATGGCATGCATCGCTTCATTCCTGCGTTGATCGGTAACATGGGCTATCGAGTGACCGAGATGCCTGTGAATCATCGTCCTCGGGTCCATGGCGTCAGCAAATATGGTTTTGGAAACCGAGCTTGGAGAGCCACTTGCGATATGTTTGGTGTGCGTTGGCTCAATAGCCGTCGCACGCGTTATCAGATCAAGGGCTGA
- a CDS encoding thermonuclease family protein produces the protein MMKPVLHPRFWLAIVGSFGLSLSIPAQTAPSNTAPDPAPLAVARAGFLRQVLIDSQTLTDQYERALAKVEQELVDVSDYEEARLVQQRRMELKALYPTNDSASAASLTFPMLPSQARFIGSTESRGDLITGWRTGGSGVEWANLRLPTGKYYLELEANLVELPSLPGTLVPGRSAPVESAIFDFFEVSLLQGASENRRSFEVRLSHDDITFEPLKIGPINFTRSPVTLRLITETGYPGNLLRLRNLRLTPATEEAPTITSPAPAGPTLDDLKKSLNDALSSAQKPIIDAYLENLRQLAAATPDLREAIDAEMKRLLKLLENNRGQTASPLRILGNHGGMNGFDDLDGARFVADADNQGDRFTIEHEGKRLTIRLIWVMCAPLDNRDQTTARAFAKHFDLGDADVTALGRAAREFTAGYLEGKALRVLVRPGKNKDGSYNAIVFLPEVGLYQNVLVDQGLAAVTQPREKRGMMENGLFESLQQREEAAKRQKPAPGAWGFSDPAR, from the coding sequence ATGATGAAACCCGTCCTTCATCCACGCTTTTGGTTAGCGATTGTCGGCTCGTTTGGGCTTTCTCTCAGTATCCCCGCCCAGACAGCCCCTTCCAACACGGCACCGGATCCAGCGCCTCTCGCTGTCGCCCGTGCGGGTTTCCTGCGCCAAGTTTTGATCGATTCCCAAACGCTCACCGATCAGTATGAACGGGCATTGGCCAAGGTGGAGCAAGAGCTGGTGGATGTCTCTGATTACGAGGAAGCACGGCTCGTGCAGCAGCGGCGCATGGAATTAAAGGCGCTGTATCCCACCAATGATTCTGCCAGTGCGGCATCCCTGACCTTTCCAATGTTGCCCTCACAGGCACGTTTCATCGGCTCGACCGAAAGCCGTGGAGATCTCATCACCGGATGGCGGACTGGAGGTAGCGGGGTGGAATGGGCCAATCTGCGTCTGCCCACTGGCAAATATTATTTAGAGTTGGAAGCCAATCTGGTCGAGTTGCCTTCATTGCCAGGAACCCTCGTGCCCGGACGCTCCGCGCCGGTGGAAAGTGCCATCTTTGATTTCTTCGAGGTCTCCCTGCTCCAAGGAGCGTCAGAAAACCGGCGCTCCTTTGAAGTGCGCCTCAGCCACGACGACATCACCTTCGAACCGCTGAAAATCGGCCCGATCAACTTCACTCGCAGTCCTGTAACCCTGCGCTTAATCACCGAAACCGGGTATCCCGGCAATCTTTTGCGCCTGCGCAACCTTCGCCTCACTCCAGCCACAGAGGAAGCCCCCACCATCACCAGTCCGGCTCCAGCGGGTCCGACCTTGGATGATCTGAAGAAATCGCTGAACGACGCTCTCAGCAGCGCCCAAAAGCCAATCATCGATGCCTATCTCGAAAACCTTCGTCAACTGGCTGCGGCCACTCCCGATCTCCGAGAGGCGATTGACGCTGAAATGAAGCGCCTGCTGAAGCTGCTGGAAAACAATCGCGGTCAAACAGCCAGCCCGCTGCGCATTCTTGGGAATCACGGCGGCATGAATGGATTCGATGACTTGGATGGAGCCCGTTTTGTGGCCGATGCCGACAATCAGGGCGACCGGTTTACCATTGAGCATGAAGGCAAGCGTCTCACCATCCGCCTGATCTGGGTGATGTGCGCTCCGCTGGACAATCGAGATCAAACAACGGCACGCGCCTTTGCCAAACACTTCGATCTTGGCGATGCCGACGTCACGGCCCTCGGCCGTGCAGCCCGCGAGTTCACCGCCGGATATCTGGAGGGTAAAGCACTCCGCGTCTTGGTCCGGCCTGGCAAAAACAAGGACGGCAGTTATAACGCCATTGTCTTTCTTCCTGAGGTGGGCCTGTATCAAAACGTCCTCGTGGACCAAGGTTTGGCTGCCGTCACCCAGCCCCGAGAAAAGCGCGGCATGATGGAGAACGGCTTGTTCGAGTCCCTCCAACAACGAGAAGAGGCGGCCAAACGACAGAAACCAGCTCCTGGCGCCTGGGGCTTTTCCGATCCAGCACGATGA
- a CDS encoding phosphodiester glycosidase family protein has protein sequence MKKKAETKRGCLKTLLLLMLAVGVVLWGAGVWFFNVDSNLVALTVRNGKEPLAVRVGKDGWKAVGQASAAEISQAMVLRHTEMGMRWSTLKVRREAGTTAEIAQKILGAEVHVITFSPEHFEFMTSYEKVPKFAVTTAAKRMDADNLWFSITANFRDPKGKPLGWVYHEGVQVNPAFPEWSGCFFVKSGRPYCGPKSLLDEVPGPIEEGTQGYPSVMKNHTVFSYISLKPDQFFDGSKITYRSLAGMKRDGTIVFIVSGDGGVMNVAEVTEIARKLEVQHATLLDGGRALQYSIRTEDGPWHFAATNTLLNFKHRWLEQQLSPVFIGVRRRAPNIIRVPLPQ, from the coding sequence GTGAAAAAAAAGGCTGAGACAAAACGAGGTTGCCTGAAGACGCTGTTGCTCCTGATGTTGGCAGTGGGCGTGGTGCTATGGGGGGCGGGCGTGTGGTTTTTCAATGTGGATAGCAATCTCGTGGCTCTCACGGTGAGAAATGGCAAGGAGCCGCTGGCAGTGCGTGTGGGCAAGGATGGCTGGAAAGCCGTCGGCCAAGCCAGTGCCGCTGAGATCAGTCAGGCGATGGTGCTGCGGCATACAGAGATGGGAATGCGCTGGAGCACACTCAAGGTGCGTCGGGAGGCAGGGACGACGGCCGAGATCGCGCAGAAGATTCTCGGGGCGGAGGTGCATGTGATCACCTTTTCGCCGGAGCATTTCGAGTTCATGACGAGCTATGAAAAAGTGCCGAAATTTGCCGTGACCACCGCCGCCAAACGAATGGACGCAGACAATCTGTGGTTTTCTATCACGGCCAATTTTCGTGATCCCAAGGGTAAACCTTTGGGCTGGGTCTATCATGAAGGTGTTCAGGTGAATCCGGCTTTCCCTGAGTGGAGCGGCTGTTTTTTTGTCAAAAGCGGTCGCCCTTATTGCGGGCCTAAATCTCTCTTGGATGAGGTGCCGGGGCCGATTGAGGAAGGAACGCAGGGATACCCTTCGGTGATGAAGAATCACACCGTCTTTTCCTACATTTCTCTGAAGCCAGATCAGTTTTTCGATGGGTCCAAGATCACTTATCGCTCGCTGGCAGGTATGAAGCGCGATGGCACCATTGTTTTCATCGTTTCGGGAGACGGCGGGGTGATGAATGTGGCCGAGGTGACGGAGATTGCCCGGAAACTGGAAGTCCAGCATGCGACGTTGCTGGATGGCGGCAGAGCTTTGCAATACAGCATCCGCACAGAGGATGGCCCCTGGCATTTTGCGGCGACGAATACCTTGTTAAATTTCAAACACCGTTGGCTTGAACAGCAGTTGTCACCGGTTTTCATCGGCGTTCGCCGTCGGGCACCGAATATTATTCGAGTGCCGCTGCCGCAGTGA
- a CDS encoding tyrosine-type recombinase/integrase — protein sequence MELADIDAKRAQQTQRLPVVLTPGETAELLTGVEREAGLVCKLLYGCGLRVSEALALRVKDVDLQGGLITVRSGKGNKDRAIPLPKPLRQLLMGLTRYLELALTEFDPFDGEMRVTNQPRVSGYRQKLTAWVEMMREKQGVRASCPHDEAKLASLLGASVSQSAAVTFCVKSCRFLCRRMILKYKVLGDSEQPLKRSTKRDNRPELGGFKERLVRGGGRTAR from the coding sequence ATGGAACTGGCTGACATAGACGCCAAGCGAGCTCAACAGACCCAGCGGCTGCCGGTCGTCCTGACCCCAGGGGAAACGGCCGAACTGCTCACGGGGGTGGAAAGAGAGGCCGGGCTCGTGTGTAAGCTGCTTTATGGCTGCGGCCTGCGTGTCTCGGAGGCTCTGGCCCTACGGGTGAAGGATGTGGATCTCCAAGGGGGGCTGATCACGGTGCGATCAGGCAAGGGCAATAAAGACCGAGCCATTCCCCTGCCCAAACCCCTCCGACAACTGCTGATGGGGCTGACCCGTTACTTGGAGCTTGCGTTAACAGAGTTTGACCCATTCGATGGGGAGATGAGGGTAACTAACCAACCACGTGTTTCAGGCTACCGGCAGAAGTTAACAGCCTGGGTAGAGATGATGCGGGAGAAACAAGGTGTGAGGGCATCCTGCCCTCATGATGAGGCCAAGCTGGCCTCACTCCTTGGCGCAAGCGTTTCTCAATCAGCGGCTGTCACATTTTGTGTCAAATCGTGCCGCTTTTTATGCAGGCGGATGATTTTGAAATACAAGGTGTTAGGCGACTCCGAACAGCCCTTAAAAAGGTCCACAAAACGGGACAATAGACCCGAGCTAGGCGGTTTCAAAGAAAGGCTTGTTCGTGGGGGAGGTCGAACGGCGAGATAG
- a CDS encoding PQQ-binding-like beta-propeller repeat protein, translated as MKIASLLPLFFLSAVSAADWPRFLGPTGAAAVSGAEIPLTWSASQNMAWKYTSPGPGSSSPIVVGDKVLFTSWSGYGDKEGADDPSKLQRHLVCLNLADGSRVWEAIVASAAREDLYEGFLAEHGYATHTPVSDGESVYAFFGKSGAYAFDLQTGKQLWHTPLGTGSGSRRWGSGGSPILVGDRLIVNATDESKALFALEKKTGQKLWEAGGDVIDLAYSTPALIEHEGRADLVFPLANEVWGMNPETGKLRWLARYELPGNVTPVPVYDQEKVYLFGGFPTQGSVAIKLGGQGDVTETHTVWKSKTSTYVPTPVLYQGHLYVVNDQGFALCIDAKTGEDVFRERVIDSGGGRGRGKPFYASPVLVGDRLYAVSRRGGTYVIAAKPTFEKLAHNVIADDDSQFHGTPAVAAGNLILRSDRAVYCIRQAK; from the coding sequence ATGAAGATCGCTTCCCTGCTTCCCTTGTTTTTCTTGTCGGCCGTTTCAGCTGCGGATTGGCCACGTTTTTTAGGCCCGACGGGAGCGGCTGCAGTCTCCGGTGCGGAGATCCCGCTGACATGGTCGGCGTCGCAGAACATGGCTTGGAAATACACGTCTCCTGGCCCAGGCTCATCCAGTCCGATTGTGGTGGGAGACAAGGTGCTTTTTACCAGTTGGTCAGGCTATGGCGATAAGGAGGGTGCTGACGATCCCTCCAAGCTTCAGCGTCATCTCGTATGTTTGAATTTGGCGGACGGCAGTCGTGTCTGGGAGGCGATCGTGGCGTCCGCTGCGCGTGAAGACCTTTATGAAGGTTTTTTGGCCGAGCACGGTTATGCCACGCACACGCCTGTGAGCGATGGGGAGAGTGTGTATGCCTTCTTTGGCAAGAGCGGGGCTTATGCCTTTGATCTCCAAACGGGCAAACAGCTCTGGCACACGCCGCTAGGAACCGGTTCGGGAAGCCGTCGCTGGGGCTCGGGAGGTAGTCCGATTTTGGTTGGGGATCGCCTGATTGTAAATGCCACCGATGAAAGCAAAGCGCTCTTTGCCCTGGAGAAGAAAACCGGCCAAAAGCTCTGGGAGGCCGGTGGTGACGTGATTGATCTGGCCTATAGCACACCTGCGCTGATTGAGCATGAGGGGCGTGCGGATTTGGTCTTTCCTTTGGCCAATGAAGTCTGGGGAATGAATCCTGAAACGGGTAAATTGCGATGGTTGGCGCGCTATGAGTTGCCTGGGAATGTGACGCCTGTCCCGGTTTACGATCAAGAAAAGGTCTATCTTTTCGGCGGCTTCCCCACTCAGGGCAGCGTCGCCATCAAGCTCGGCGGTCAAGGAGATGTGACGGAGACGCACACGGTCTGGAAGAGCAAAACTAGCACCTATGTGCCCACTCCGGTTCTATACCAAGGGCACTTGTATGTGGTGAATGATCAAGGCTTTGCTCTCTGCATCGATGCGAAAACAGGCGAGGATGTCTTTCGGGAGCGTGTCATCGACAGCGGTGGTGGTCGCGGACGTGGCAAGCCGTTCTATGCCTCTCCTGTGTTGGTGGGGGATCGACTCTACGCAGTATCGCGTCGTGGAGGCACGTATGTGATCGCCGCTAAACCGACCTTTGAGAAGCTAGCCCACAATGTCATTGCCGACGATGACTCGCAGTTTCACGGCACGCCTGCGGTTGCGGCTGGAAACCTCATTTTGCGCAGTGATCGTGCGGTTTATTGCATCCGACAGGCAAAGTGA